One part of the Glycine max cultivar Williams 82 chromosome 14, Glycine_max_v4.0, whole genome shotgun sequence genome encodes these proteins:
- the LOC100500667 gene encoding uncharacterized protein LOC100500667 — MVKGRSEMDGVEVPEAMIDTLNRTLESLQQLETQLPQFLSLSDPDFLAELPLVERAHSLFSLAKLTSTLFSLKLRCRGVNPNGHPVKSELDKINVLQKKLERLPRFTEAQEQDTRNISEEEEPEMNYQERTSQKRKYPSSEEQFVQIDAVGSLVKVKEEHVGDNNGNIKEAIVIDISDDDE; from the exons atggtgaaaGGAAGAAGCGAAATGGATGGCGTAGAAGTACCTGAAGCCATGATAGATACTCTCAACCGTACTTTGGAGAGCCTTCAACAACTCGAGACACAGTTACCccaatttctctctctctccgacCCTGATTTTCTCGCTGAATTACCACTCGTTGAACGCGCTCACTCACTCTTCTCCCTCGCCAAACTCACCTCTACCCTCTTCTCAT TGAAGTTGAGGTGTAGAGGTGTTAACCCAAATGGCCACCCTGTCAAATCCGAGCTT GACAAGATAAACGTGTTGCAGAAGAAACTGGAACGGCTTCCGCGGTTCACTGAAG CACAGGAGCAAGACACTAGGAACATAAGTGAAGAGGAGGAGCCAGAGATGAACTATCAGGAACGGACTAGTCAAAAGAGGAAGTATCCATCGTCTGAAGAACAGTTTGTTCAAATTGATGCTGTGGGATCCCTGGTTAAAGTAAAGGAGGAACATGTTGGTGATAATAATGGAAATATTAAGGAAGCAATAGTGATTGACATTTCAGATGATGATGAATGA
- the LOC106795780 gene encoding uncharacterized protein: MNILSFNSRGLGSGVKRSTIRKLTLANNVDILYILETKKESIDKTLCPYLWGDGNVSWEFAPSSNAAGGLLCLWNNESFVVDRRVVGRGYILLEGMWTKENKKVCITNVYAPCNLQGKRDQWDELKLLKSSFHDGPWYIVGDFNSIRHQHERINSSHSVGNSTSISEFNTWISDMALEEIRSVGRNFTWYRPNGTVMSRLDRFLLSDEWLSQWPDTTQFVLDRDFSDHCPILLRSRIIDWGPKPFKIMDWWLKDRLSEYGNLKNELNALEAGINVSTLSQAKVELKKSLQEQLWNAALAYESMLRQKSRVKWLREGDRNSTYFHRLINHRRRTNALQGLIIEDVWVQKPSSDKIAVLNHFKARFSEQNPNRPTLDGVQFPSLGQGEKESLVARFSEVEIKSVVWACGGDKSPGPDGFNFNFIKPISLIGCVYKIVSKILANRLARVLPHLIDKRQTTFLKGRRILHGVLIANEVIAEAKSKKNPCMIFKVDFEKAYDSSHFGVVPERGLRQGDPLAPFLFNIVAEGLTGLMRTVISKNMFHSYQVGSQKEEINILQYADDTLFFGSATTDNVVSIQRNFLWGGGSEVAKIAWVNWDTVCLPKNKGGLGIKDLPKFNEALLGKWGWDLANNQDQLWARILISKYGGWNPSADIDAVQIQPSSRDFLLWMADPGGSYSTKSAYNLLKDEGNSVTEDSASKIIWSLKIPPIASAFS; the protein is encoded by the exons ATGAATATCTTGTCCTTCAATTCTAGAGGGCTGGGTAGTGGAGTCAAGAGGTCAACCATTAGGAAGCTAACCTTGGCCAACAATGTTGATATACTCTACATACTGGAAACTAAAAAGGAGTCTATTGATAAAACTCTTTGTCCATATCTGTGGGGGGATGGTAATGTCTCATGGGAGTTTGCCCCTTCTAGTAATGCAGCTGGAGGTCTTTTGTGTCTATGGAATAATGAATCTTTTGTGGTGGATAGAAGGGTAGTGGGAAGAGGCTATATTTTGCTGGAAGGCATGTGgactaaagaaaacaaaaaggtatGCATCACTAATGTCTATGCTCCCTGTAATTTACAGGGAAAGAGAGATCAGTGGGATGAGCTTAAACTTCTTAAATCTTCTTTTCATGATGGCCCATGGTATATTGTGGGTGACTTTAACTCTATAAGACACCAGCATGAGAGAATCAACTCATCTCATTCAGTGGGGAACTCAACTAGCATCTCTGAATTTAATACTTGGATTTCTGATATGGCTTTGGAGGAGATTAGGTCTGTTGGGAGGAATTTCACATGGTATAGACCTAATGGAACTGTCATGAGCAGATTGGACAGGTTCCTTCTATCTGATGAATGGCTGTCCCAATGGCCAGATACTACCCAATTTGTGTTGGATAGAGATTTTTCTGATCATTGCCCCATCCTTTTGAGGTCTAGAATCATTGATTGGGGGCCTAAACCTTTCAAGATAATGGACTGGTGGCTGAAGGACAGGCTTTCAGAATATGGT aatttaaagAATGAGCTTAATGCTTTGGAGGCTGGTATTAATGTTTCAACCTTATCTCAAGCTAAAGTGGAGCTTAAGAAATCTCTGCAGGAACAGCTTTGGAATGCAGCACTTGCTTATGAATCCATGCTGAGGCAAAAATCCAGAGTGAAATGGCTAAGAGAAGGGGATAGAAACTCAACTTATTTCCACAGATTGATCAATCACAGAAGGAGGACTAATGCTCTTCAAGGTCTGATCATTGAAGATGTATGGGTCCAAAAGCCTAGCAGTGATAAGATTGCAGTCTTAAATCATTTCAAAGCCAGATTCTCAGAGCAGAATCCAAATAGGCCAACCCTGGATGGAGTGCAGTTTCCTTCCCTTGGCCAAGGAGAGAAGGAAAGCCTTGTTGCCAGATTCTCTGAAGTGGAAATTAAATCAGTAGTGTGGGCTTGTGGGGGAGATAAAAGTCCTGGTCCCGATGGctttaacttcaattttatcAA ACCCATCTCTCTTATAGGGTGTGTTTATAAAATAGTGTCCAAAATCCTGGCTAATAGGCTGGCTCGTGTATTACCTCACCTCATAGATAAAAGGCAAACAACTTTTCTGAAAGGAAGGCGCATTCTTCATGGGGTGCTGATTGCTAATGAGGTTATAGCTGAAGCCAAATCCAAAAAGAATCCTTGTATGATCTTCAAAGTGGACTTTGAAAAAGCATATGATTCG TCCCACTTCGGAGTTGTACCCGAGAGAGGCTTAAGGCAGGGTGACCCCCTtgctccttttctttttaacataGTAGCTGAAGGCCTTACCGGGTTGATGAGGACAGTCATCTCTAAGAACATGTTCCACAGCTATCAAGTGGGGAGTCAAAAGGAGGAGATTAATATTCTGCAATATGCAGATGATACGTTGTTTTTTGGATCTGCAACTACGGATAAT GTAGTCTCTATTCAGAGAAACTTTCTTTGGGGAGGAGGTTCTGAGGTAGCCAAGATTGCTTGGGTAAATTGGGATACTGTTTGCCTCCCCAAGAACAAAGGGGGGCTTGGGATTAAAGACCTGCCCAAGTTTAATGAAGCCTTGCTTGGTAAATGGGGTTGGGACTTGGCAAATAACCAGGATCAGCTTTGGGCTAGAATATTAATATCCAAATATGGTGGGTGGAAT CCTTCAGCTGACATTGATGCTGTTCAGATCCAACCTTCAAGTAGGGATTTTCTCCTCTGGATGGCTGATCCTGGTGGATCTTACTCCACAAAGTCAGCCTACAATCTCCTGAAAGATGAGGGCAATTCTGTTACTGAAGACAgcgcttccaagattatttggAGCCTGAAAATTCCCCCAATAGCAAGTGCTTTCTCTTGA
- the LOC100527857 gene encoding uncharacterized protein LOC100527857 precursor (The RefSeq protein has 1 substitution compared to this genomic sequence) — translation MAGYSKTSTTTSASLLILFLLFGFSMAKEMLVGGKTDAWRVPASESDSLNQWAEKSRFQVGDYLVWKYDGGKDSVLQVSREDYGNCSISNPIKEYNDGTTKVKLEHPGPFYFISGARGHCEKGQKLVVVVLTPRGGRFTGIAPSPSPSPSSAFAEFEGPAVAPTSSATALNGGILMMAMGVVAAMWVFPM, via the exons ATGGCTGGTTATTCAAAAACTAGTACTACTACCTCAGCTTCTCTTTTgatcctttttcttctctttggtTTCTCTATGGCTAAGGAAATGTTGGTTGGAGGCAAAACTGATGCATGGAGGGTTCCAGCCTCTGAATCAGATTCACTCAACCAATGGGCAGAGAAGTCTCGTTTCCAAGTTGGTGACTATCTTG TTTGGAAATATGATGGTGGAAAAGACTCAGTATTGCAAGTGAGCAGAGAGGACTATGGCAATTGCAGTATCTCAAACCCCATAAAGGAGTACAATGATGGGACCACAAAGGTAAAGCTTGAGCATCCGGGGCCATTCTACTTCATCAGTGGTGCAAAGGGTCACTGTGAGAAGGGTCAGAAGCTTGTTGTGGTGGTTTTGACTCCAAGGGGAGGAAGGTTCACTGGCATTGCACCTTCACCATCACCTTCACCTTCTTCTGCTTTTGCTGAGTTTGAAGGTCCTGCTGTTGCTCCTACTAGCAGTGCCACTGCTTTGAATGGGGGGATTTTGATGATGGCTATGGGAGTGGTTGCTGCTATGTGGGTGTTTCCTATGTGA